A region of Curvibacter sp. AEP1-3 DNA encodes the following proteins:
- a CDS encoding Com family DNA-binding transcriptional regulator: MEIVRCGRCQRKLAEAQYLRLEIKCPRCGTMNILRAERPTPERPGASNVESNYDQDQKRQDAP; encoded by the coding sequence ATGGAAATTGTTCGTTGTGGCCGGTGCCAAAGAAAGTTGGCCGAAGCCCAGTACCTGAGACTTGAAATCAAATGTCCCCGCTGCGGGACTATGAACATCCTGAGGGCCGAGCGCCCCACACCTGAGCGCCCTGGAGCGTCAAACGTTGAAAGCAACTATGACCAAGACCAAAAGCGCCAGGACGCCCCTTAA